A region from the Anaerolineae bacterium genome encodes:
- a CDS encoding CoB--CoM heterodisulfide reductase subunit B produces the protein MSVYTYYPGCSLESTACEYDASVRAVFKALEVELHELEEWNCCGASSAHSVNPVLALALPARNLALAQALGHDLVMPCAACFNRHKSADYELRHDPERRKELEEVVGFQYQGNIAVRPLLEVLTIGVGLDTIHKRVKRPLVGLKAVGYYGCLLVRPPEVTQFENPENPRLMNQLLETLGAEAVEWSYATECCGGGLSLTKSSVAARLVNRLVERACEAGAAAIVTSCPLCQINLEMRQSGMQKLPVFYFTELMGLAFGLTEAENWWSKHLIDPRPLLAGLKPLQQVAAL, from the coding sequence ATGAGCGTCTATACGTACTATCCAGGCTGCAGTCTCGAATCCACCGCCTGTGAATATGACGCCTCGGTGCGAGCCGTCTTCAAAGCCCTGGAGGTGGAATTACACGAACTTGAGGAGTGGAATTGTTGCGGCGCCTCTTCTGCCCACAGCGTTAATCCTGTGCTTGCCCTGGCATTACCTGCACGCAATCTGGCATTAGCCCAAGCGCTAGGGCACGACCTTGTCATGCCGTGTGCAGCCTGCTTCAACCGGCATAAGAGCGCCGATTATGAATTGCGCCATGACCCCGAGCGGCGCAAAGAATTGGAGGAAGTTGTCGGCTTTCAATATCAGGGCAATATCGCCGTCCGTCCCTTGCTCGAGGTACTTACAATCGGCGTAGGGCTGGATACCATTCACAAACGGGTGAAACGGCCATTAGTGGGTCTAAAAGCGGTTGGATATTACGGTTGTTTATTGGTTCGTCCACCGGAGGTAACCCAATTCGAGAATCCCGAGAATCCGCGCTTGATGAATCAATTGCTGGAGACCCTGGGAGCTGAAGCCGTTGAATGGTCGTATGCTACTGAATGTTGCGGAGGTGGTCTCTCTCTCACCAAATCCAGCGTAGCTGCCCGATTAGTAAACCGTCTAGTAGAACGGGCCTGCGAAGCTGGTGCAGCAGCGATTGTTACCAGTTGTCCCCTATGTCAGATCAACCTCGAGATGCGTCAGAGTGGAATGCAGAAGCTTCCGGTATTCTACTTTACAGAATTGATGGGACTGGCTTTTGGATTAACCGAAGCAGAAAATTGGTGGAGCAAACATTTGATCGATCCGCGGCCGCTGCTTGCCGGGCTTAAACCCTTGCAGCAAGTAGCTGCCCTATGA